The following proteins are encoded in a genomic region of Thiomonas sp. X19:
- a CDS encoding TrmB family transcriptional regulator: MLNNPLPDDLLAAMLRLGFSQYEAQAYCALVQQSPLNGHEVGKLSRVPPSKIYETLQRLEAKGAALVQRSEPVLYAAVPYPEVLDAIRRRFEADLSQVDRSLSAMPAAREPGLVWSLRQRSAIAAAFDAAIHAASRRLFAAIWDEEMPEFRVALEQASARGVEVHVAVYGSARLTGPYCYDLTECGASARERLGGRRLSLVVADDRDAVIAEFGTSTADEAVVTDNSILGLLAIEYVKADVLGRLLINAMGARLYEQVRKDPQATALLEPDTVGTLQSMSQQSDPPKKGKGGRH; encoded by the coding sequence ATGCTCAACAATCCCCTACCAGACGACCTGCTCGCTGCGATGTTGCGCCTCGGTTTCTCGCAATATGAGGCGCAGGCGTATTGCGCCTTGGTCCAGCAGTCGCCGCTGAATGGGCATGAGGTCGGCAAGCTCTCGCGCGTCCCGCCGTCCAAGATTTACGAGACACTGCAGCGCCTGGAGGCCAAAGGAGCCGCGCTGGTGCAACGCTCGGAGCCGGTGCTGTATGCAGCCGTGCCTTACCCGGAAGTCCTGGATGCGATCCGCCGCCGGTTCGAGGCGGACCTGTCGCAAGTCGATCGATCGCTCTCCGCGATGCCTGCAGCGCGGGAGCCTGGGCTGGTGTGGTCGCTGCGCCAGCGCTCTGCAATTGCCGCTGCATTCGACGCGGCAATTCATGCCGCCAGTCGCCGACTGTTCGCGGCGATCTGGGATGAGGAGATGCCCGAGTTTCGCGTCGCGCTCGAGCAGGCCAGCGCACGTGGCGTCGAGGTTCATGTCGCGGTTTATGGGTCGGCGAGGTTGACGGGCCCCTACTGCTACGACTTGACCGAATGTGGTGCAAGCGCGCGCGAACGACTCGGGGGCCGTCGCCTGTCGCTGGTGGTTGCCGACGATCGGGACGCCGTGATTGCCGAGTTCGGCACGTCCACAGCGGACGAAGCTGTGGTCACCGACAATAGCATCCTCGGTTTATTAGCCATCGAGTACGTCAAAGCGGACGTCCTGGGCCGTCTTCTGATCAATGCGATGGGCGCGCGCCTTTATGAACAAGTGCGCAAAGATCCCCAAGCAACGGCTCTGCTGGAGCCGGATACCGTGGGTACCTTGCAGTCGATGTCGCA
- a CDS encoding RidA family protein, whose amino-acid sequence MRKLYSSGSTWEQTVGYSRAVQSGSSLYVSATAAGGPDGKVVGSDVYAQTRYILEKLGKVLADAGFGFDDVVQSRLYLTNIQTWKDAGRAHGEVFGAIRPALTLLHVLPFVDPEMLVEVEITAVKTKSDATAS is encoded by the coding sequence ATGCGAAAGCTCTATTCCTCAGGCTCGACTTGGGAGCAAACCGTCGGTTATTCGCGGGCCGTTCAAAGCGGAAGTTCGCTCTACGTTTCGGCAACCGCTGCTGGCGGTCCCGATGGCAAGGTCGTCGGCAGCGATGTGTACGCACAGACACGCTATATCTTGGAAAAACTTGGAAAGGTACTGGCCGACGCGGGCTTTGGCTTTGATGACGTGGTGCAGAGCCGGCTCTATCTCACGAATATCCAGACATGGAAGGATGCTGGTAGGGCGCACGGGGAGGTTTTTGGGGCGATTCGGCCCGCTCTGACCCTGCTGCATGTTCTGCCCTTCGTTGATCCCGAAATGCTCGTCGAGGTCGAGATCACGGCAGTCAAGACGAAGTCCGACGCGACCGCATCCTGA
- a CDS encoding MFS transporter yields MNTVCQPELEKHGSGLTAFIALAAGMAIANNYALQPALPDVARTLHIPLASTGWIAGCLQIGYMLGIVLLVPLGDRLSASRLVVWQFGLLAVALFWAAVSPTFLSLLLACVWVGAMATNAVHLQTIAFRIAEPQQRGRMVGTVAAGISAGILLSRFVGGSLAQASSWRMMLTGFGLCALIFTALSLRLLPDQRERSSQGYAALLTSLPTLLRKHALLREGALVGACWFFVFSMLWVTLMLQVSTAPLHLNTTQAGLLGFAGGAGLLATRPAGRLADRFGARPLILSGLFLVMAGVAMLGLWPQSLPLTIAGIVLFDVGCFAAQVANQTRLMAIDAEARSRIYSVYMFIYYAAGAAGSIMGPLVLSRWGWTGVTVLCLVLTMGGAAWTVRMHRHSELLQKQG; encoded by the coding sequence GTGAATACGGTTTGTCAGCCTGAACTGGAGAAACACGGGTCTGGGCTGACCGCTTTCATCGCCCTTGCGGCGGGGATGGCGATTGCCAATAACTATGCCCTTCAACCGGCCTTACCTGATGTGGCCAGGACACTCCACATCCCGCTTGCTTCGACAGGATGGATCGCCGGGTGTCTACAGATCGGTTACATGCTGGGGATCGTGCTGCTGGTTCCCTTGGGGGATCGGCTCAGTGCTTCGCGGCTGGTGGTCTGGCAATTTGGGCTCCTGGCCGTGGCGTTGTTCTGGGCGGCGGTTTCTCCCACGTTTTTGTCGCTCTTGCTGGCCTGTGTGTGGGTCGGTGCGATGGCCACGAACGCCGTTCACCTGCAGACGATCGCGTTTCGCATCGCAGAACCCCAACAGCGAGGCCGCATGGTTGGAACGGTAGCCGCGGGCATTTCGGCTGGAATCCTGCTCAGTCGCTTCGTCGGTGGATCCTTGGCGCAGGCCAGCAGTTGGCGGATGATGTTGACGGGATTTGGGCTCTGCGCGTTGATCTTTACCGCTCTGTCGTTGCGCTTGCTCCCCGATCAGCGTGAACGAAGTTCGCAGGGCTACGCCGCATTGCTGACGTCACTGCCGACGCTGCTGCGCAAGCATGCATTGCTGCGAGAAGGAGCGCTCGTCGGGGCCTGTTGGTTTTTTGTGTTCAGTATGTTGTGGGTCACACTGATGCTGCAGGTCTCCACAGCCCCATTGCACCTGAACACCACACAGGCAGGTCTACTGGGTTTTGCGGGAGGTGCTGGACTATTGGCAACACGCCCCGCCGGTCGACTCGCCGACCGCTTTGGTGCTCGCCCCTTGATCCTATCCGGACTGTTCTTGGTCATGGCCGGTGTCGCCATGCTGGGGCTGTGGCCACAGTCTCTTCCACTCACCATCGCTGGAATCGTGCTGTTCGACGTCGGCTGCTTTGCGGCTCAGGTGGCGAACCAGACGCGACTCATGGCGATTGATGCTGAAGCGCGCAGTCGAATCTACAGCGTCTATATGTTCATCTATTACGCGGCAGGAGCCGCCGGCTCGATCATGGGTCCCTTGGTCTTGAGCCGATGGGGATGGACCGGTGTGACGGTTCTTTGCCTTGTGCTGACCATGGGTGGCGCGGCATGGACGGTGCGCATGCATCGACACTCTGAACTGCTGCAGAAGCAAGGGTGA